One segment of Fibrobacter sp. UWR3 DNA contains the following:
- a CDS encoding TIGR02171 family protein → MKPWLPLFMQYCAILALALLGACSNSQMECVEDSSENVGILAVDSVKVPVISVDSLRPGMMRVAPNGAYVLLGDGRMRVKLDYDYSLGIHEVTCGEFDAVAREEDWYFVLDCAQDDLPVTNVTYYDAVLFANAYSKSLGYDTVYTYHRQLFNSSSHFVNLEGLAVRTDVDGFRLPTEAEWVMAASLSWNPWQYSWNSSNSNYEIHAPCAFPDSLGFCDLAGNVLELTNDWAGDIVDATIASSMGALAGNILLEKVVKGGSVYQSANNMDLGGRKDVYPVQASAFSSYMGFRLAFGKIPHATWLDAGGDVALNPVTLKTFSSDIRQKMGTVHSKLAFRNDKSGNLAYVDFYGGMPGVVEIPDSVPVYHPEISPDGNKVAFCTGMEGVGGPSSVYVRSLNAAGRLIKLDVENAAIPRWYVSEYGDTSIVYVDNAGDNSNDADFFASGTWMVPFSNEQFGKPEKILVGAYHGGVSLADRYAVSGARRLRVHRNGKDEIWYGGAQACNASLSKDGNNQTLFLDFGGDVGRAFANEKYGVHERLLVVDSTGKLIHAIPAPKGYSFDHPEWVNRDNWVVTALVNAKGEHVKLVLVNVLDSSVVDLVEGEELWHPNLWVMPEVPFGDGYFDLDSAGMYWDPIYQGGLRTVGLKMRMFWDMHDSLEVIAVGSSRTESGFDPAYISKQALNFGYPGGDIWAGLYLVENYFVPHTRNLKYLIFEISYDLMNQSLNARNQTALGQASGYFYDKNHNFWKDGVPENFVRVVDANVPYTSEDSLLYVSTRGLLKKESHGWGDEPIIDRDSIMREGEYRRFMKSIDSLTAFIDSTQDKGFKIVGLIFPQSPEYANTGSYGRHGVSRSLAMKVAAYFDSLANVYPHFVLMDENKFGAHDYTDAMTNDCDHLSVAGAKQLSVRLDSLLNVISR, encoded by the coding sequence ATGAAACCTTGGCTGCCCCTATTTATGCAGTACTGCGCCATTCTCGCTTTGGCGCTTTTGGGGGCGTGCTCGAATTCCCAGATGGAATGTGTGGAGGATTCCAGCGAAAATGTGGGCATCCTGGCAGTTGACTCGGTCAAGGTGCCTGTGATATCGGTCGATTCCCTTAGGCCGGGAATGATGCGTGTCGCGCCTAACGGGGCATATGTCCTGTTGGGCGATGGCCGGATGCGGGTAAAATTGGATTATGATTATTCGCTTGGAATTCACGAAGTGACGTGTGGAGAATTTGATGCTGTCGCTAGGGAAGAAGATTGGTATTTCGTTTTGGATTGTGCGCAAGACGACTTGCCAGTGACTAATGTGACATATTATGATGCCGTGCTTTTTGCAAATGCCTACAGTAAATCGCTTGGTTATGATACAGTTTATACCTATCACCGGCAATTATTTAACTCGAGTTCACATTTCGTGAATCTGGAGGGCCTTGCGGTTCGTACGGATGTGGATGGTTTCCGCTTGCCAACGGAGGCGGAATGGGTGATGGCTGCATCGCTGTCGTGGAATCCTTGGCAGTATAGTTGGAATTCGTCGAATTCGAATTACGAGATTCATGCGCCTTGCGCTTTCCCGGATTCGCTAGGCTTTTGTGACCTGGCAGGAAACGTGCTTGAACTGACAAATGACTGGGCTGGCGATATTGTTGATGCGACTATCGCGAGCAGCATGGGAGCGCTAGCGGGGAACATCTTGCTTGAGAAGGTGGTAAAGGGAGGTTCTGTGTATCAGTCGGCGAACAACATGGACTTAGGTGGCAGGAAGGATGTCTATCCGGTGCAGGCTTCGGCTTTTTCGTCGTATATGGGCTTTCGTCTTGCTTTTGGAAAAATTCCGCATGCCACTTGGCTGGATGCTGGTGGTGATGTCGCTTTGAATCCAGTGACATTGAAAACATTTTCTTCGGATATTCGTCAAAAAATGGGAACCGTCCATTCGAAACTTGCGTTTAGGAACGATAAGTCGGGTAATTTGGCGTATGTGGATTTTTATGGAGGAATGCCTGGTGTTGTTGAGATTCCTGATAGTGTGCCCGTTTATCATCCGGAAATTTCTCCAGATGGCAATAAGGTCGCTTTTTGTACGGGGATGGAAGGTGTCGGTGGCCCGTCTTCGGTATATGTGAGGAGCCTGAATGCGGCCGGTCGGCTTATCAAACTTGACGTGGAGAATGCGGCAATTCCTCGTTGGTATGTAAGTGAATATGGAGATACCTCTATCGTTTATGTTGATAATGCCGGTGACAATAGCAATGACGCTGATTTTTTTGCGAGTGGAACATGGATGGTTCCTTTTTCAAATGAGCAGTTCGGGAAACCGGAGAAAATTTTGGTGGGTGCCTATCACGGGGGTGTGTCACTGGCTGACCGCTATGCTGTTTCAGGTGCGCGCCGCCTTCGTGTGCATAGAAATGGTAAGGATGAAATCTGGTATGGTGGTGCGCAGGCGTGTAATGCGTCGCTTTCGAAGGATGGAAATAATCAAACGCTTTTTCTTGATTTTGGCGGTGATGTGGGAAGGGCGTTTGCTAACGAGAAGTATGGTGTACACGAACGGCTACTAGTTGTTGATAGTACCGGAAAGTTGATACATGCAATTCCAGCACCGAAAGGATATTCGTTTGACCATCCGGAATGGGTCAATCGTGATAATTGGGTGGTGACTGCGCTAGTTAATGCAAAAGGTGAACACGTAAAACTTGTACTAGTGAATGTTCTTGATTCTAGCGTGGTGGATTTGGTTGAGGGCGAGGAGTTATGGCATCCAAATTTATGGGTGATGCCGGAAGTTCCTTTCGGTGATGGCTATTTTGACTTGGACAGTGCCGGCATGTATTGGGACCCTATTTATCAGGGTGGCTTAAGAACTGTAGGGCTGAAAATGCGGATGTTCTGGGATATGCATGATTCCTTGGAGGTGATTGCTGTAGGTAGTTCTCGCACGGAAAGTGGATTTGATCCCGCATATATTTCGAAACAGGCGCTTAATTTTGGATATCCAGGCGGAGATATATGGGCTGGTCTCTATTTGGTGGAAAACTATTTCGTGCCGCATACAAGGAATTTGAAATATTTAATATTCGAAATATCGTATGATTTGATGAATCAGTCATTGAATGCCAGAAATCAAACTGCATTAGGGCAAGCATCGGGATACTTTTATGATAAGAACCATAACTTCTGGAAGGATGGAGTGCCAGAAAACTTTGTGCGGGTTGTTGATGCGAATGTCCCATATACGAGCGAAGATTCGTTGCTCTATGTTAGTACGCGCGGATTGCTTAAGAAGGAATCACATGGTTGGGGGGATGAACCTATAATTGATCGGGACTCGATTATGCGAGAGGGTGAGTACCGACGTTTTATGAAAAGTATTGACAGCTTGACTGCTTTTATTGATAGTACGCAGGACAAAGGGTTTAAAATAGTTGGGTTGATTTTCCCGCAATCTCCGGAATATGCTAATACGGGAAGTTATGGACGGCATGGAGTTAGTAGAAGCCTTGCGATGAAAGTGGCTGCGTATTTTGATTCGTTAGCGAATGTGTATCCTCATTTCGTCTTGATGGACGAGAATAAATTCGGAGCACATGACTACACGGATGCAATGACGAACGATTGCGACCATCTGAGTGTTGCTGGCGCGAAACAATTGTCTGTCCGATTAGATTCGCTGCTAAATGTTATTTCGCGATGA
- a CDS encoding DUF3850 domain-containing protein, giving the protein MKIRKRNFESLMNGDLTFVIHKVDRLYCVGDRLVLFETEGGNETGRSLTVRITFIMHAEDAVGIKDDYCVVSVKRSGKNTRTNVGNRPASEDEAVEYAAKLGKSADCARRFYNYYSMTGWKMKSGLPLSDWHAALRNWKDFQGSQKTPEQAETDNQLELLLPMLLKKTAELAKQKEKLVFHDPHIGTVLQFYGFDRFDYNFNVFEVHEMVKKYATSRKLGTGCPQMRSPNPYGKGTLQVPTIEEFAAIFQKKKGEKTEG; this is encoded by the coding sequence TTGAAAATCAGAAAAAGGAACTTTGAATCGCTCATGAACGGCGACTTGACCTTCGTCATCCACAAGGTTGACAGGCTCTACTGCGTCGGCGACCGTCTGGTGCTCTTCGAAACCGAAGGCGGCAATGAAACAGGCCGGAGTCTGACCGTGCGTATCACCTTTATCATGCATGCAGAAGATGCCGTGGGAATCAAGGATGACTACTGCGTCGTGTCCGTCAAGCGCTCCGGGAAGAACACCCGCACAAACGTGGGCAACCGTCCTGCAAGCGAAGACGAAGCCGTAGAGTACGCCGCGAAGCTCGGCAAGTCCGCAGACTGCGCAAGGCGCTTCTACAACTACTATTCGATGACCGGCTGGAAGATGAAATCCGGGCTCCCGCTCTCTGACTGGCATGCCGCGCTCAGGAACTGGAAGGACTTCCAGGGCTCACAGAAGACCCCTGAACAGGCTGAAACCGACAACCAGCTCGAACTCCTGCTCCCCATGCTGCTCAAGAAAACGGCTGAACTCGCCAAGCAGAAAGAAAAGCTCGTTTTCCACGATCCGCACATCGGCACCGTCCTCCAGTTCTACGGCTTCGACCGCTTCGATTATAACTTCAACGTTTTCGAAGTCCACGAAATGGTCAAGAAATACGCCACCAGCAGGAAACTCGGCACGGGATGCCCGCAGATGCGCTCCCCGAACCCCTACGGCAAAGGAACGCTCCAAGTGCCAACCATCGAAGAATTCGCCGCCATATTCCAGAAGAAAAAAGGTGAAAAAACCGAAGGCTAG
- a CDS encoding ASCH domain-containing protein: protein MKEILMSIHHKWAELIYSGEKTLELRKTAPKALDGDGLKVYLYDTDLKSITGVIYVNFCHEITEITPKIVENSCVSLDEIEKYKAKGRGKLYGWEICGVDEYGPDWLYPEDLHIKRAPQSWQFVR from the coding sequence ATGAAAGAAATCCTGATGAGCATCCACCACAAGTGGGCGGAACTGATCTACAGCGGCGAAAAGACGCTGGAACTTCGCAAGACCGCCCCGAAAGCATTGGACGGCGACGGTTTGAAGGTTTACCTCTACGACACCGACCTTAAAAGTATCACAGGCGTCATATACGTGAATTTTTGCCACGAAATCACCGAAATAACGCCCAAAATTGTCGAAAATTCGTGCGTTTCTCTCGATGAAATCGAGAAATACAAGGCAAAAGGCAGGGGTAAGCTCTACGGTTGGGAGATTTGCGGCGTCGATGAATACGGTCCCGATTGGCTCTATCCCGAAGATTTGCACATCAAAAGGGCCCCGCAAAGCTGGCAATTCGTGAGGTAA
- a CDS encoding peptidoglycan recognition family protein — protein MNSPLVSHTEISPNRTTPRNHKIDTITIHCTAGHINVRALGKLFAAKARKASANYGIDDQGHIALYVEESDRSWCSSNAVNDHRAVTIEVSSDEKAPYRVTDAAFSSLIYLVADICKRNGITKLRWHNEKALVGQEDSDGELIQNMTLHKWFKNKACPGKYLEERMFEIAAKVNALL, from the coding sequence ATGAACAGTCCGCTAGTATCCCACACCGAGATAAGCCCGAACAGGACTACACCCCGAAACCACAAGATCGACACCATCACCATCCACTGCACCGCAGGTCACATCAACGTGCGGGCGCTCGGCAAGCTGTTCGCAGCCAAGGCCCGTAAGGCCTCTGCCAATTACGGCATCGATGATCAGGGCCACATCGCGCTCTATGTCGAGGAATCCGACCGCAGCTGGTGTAGCAGTAACGCCGTCAATGACCACCGTGCAGTCACCATCGAAGTGTCGAGCGATGAAAAAGCACCTTACCGTGTGACCGATGCGGCATTCTCAAGCCTCATCTACCTGGTCGCTGACATCTGCAAGCGTAACGGCATCACCAAGCTCCGCTGGCACAACGAAAAGGCCCTGGTCGGCCAAGAGGACAGCGACGGCGAACTCATCCAGAACATGACGCTGCACAAGTGGTTCAAGAACAAGGCTTGCCCGGGCAAGTACCTGGAAGAACGCATGTTCGAAATCGCCGCCAAGGTGAATGCCCTGCTGTAA
- a CDS encoding DUF1353 domain-containing protein translates to MNIAYRPQVPTWKRSLKNQELYEIVNKLRIEIQCDCIPGTLVYEIMAGYMTDFRSGPSVVNPFIPKIGDILLALAWLIHDVNYHGFLSKKLADRLLREMLEHAGMGTVKRNAVYYAVKFFAGSHYNTLDEDQGDIYNHNKTLVKMQWLDNKGFMLKRFNGRAITANAFR, encoded by the coding sequence GTGAACATCGCGTATAGGCCGCAAGTCCCCACCTGGAAAAGGAGCCTGAAGAACCAGGAACTCTACGAAATCGTGAACAAGCTCCGCATCGAAATCCAGTGCGACTGCATTCCGGGAACCCTGGTGTATGAAATCATGGCGGGCTACATGACCGACTTCAGGAGCGGCCCTTCCGTCGTGAACCCGTTCATTCCTAAAATAGGCGACATCCTTCTTGCGCTCGCATGGCTCATCCACGATGTCAACTACCACGGTTTCCTCTCGAAGAAACTTGCCGACCGGCTCCTACGCGAAATGCTGGAACACGCAGGCATGGGCACCGTCAAGCGCAACGCCGTCTATTACGCGGTCAAGTTCTTTGCCGGTTCCCACTACAACACGCTCGACGAAGACCAGGGCGACATCTACAACCACAACAAGACCCTCGTGAAGATGCAGTGGCTCGACAACAAGGGCTTCATGCTTAAGCGATTCAACGGCAGGGCCATCACGGCAAACGCATTCAGATGA
- a CDS encoding DUF3164 family protein: MAKKDKDGNWLDDRGRPVPEQYIPAIDKKRDKLVEATFKKVVKLAEKIAETKVEIVGSIDKYLDEIAKENRVRENWKGNILLQNFDKSLVIERRIDDHIGFDEKLHMVKTIVDKWLHDRLDGIDENLGKVITQAFNVDKQGRVNTAMLMKLLHLEIEDSEWKKAMRMLKESIIVKSSKQSINFKRKVKKDSGEVWETIVLNFNDIVATAKKEKKDAE, encoded by the coding sequence ATGGCAAAGAAAGACAAAGACGGGAACTGGCTCGACGACCGTGGCCGCCCCGTGCCCGAACAGTACATTCCCGCTATCGACAAGAAGCGCGACAAGCTGGTGGAAGCAACCTTCAAGAAGGTCGTGAAGCTCGCCGAAAAGATAGCGGAAACCAAGGTCGAAATCGTCGGGAGCATCGACAAGTATCTCGACGAAATCGCAAAGGAAAACCGTGTCCGCGAGAACTGGAAGGGAAACATCCTCCTCCAGAATTTCGACAAGTCGCTTGTCATCGAGCGCCGAATCGACGACCACATCGGCTTCGACGAAAAACTCCATATGGTGAAGACCATCGTGGACAAGTGGCTCCACGACCGTCTTGACGGTATCGACGAGAACCTGGGAAAGGTCATCACGCAGGCGTTCAATGTCGATAAGCAGGGCCGCGTGAACACCGCCATGCTCATGAAGCTTTTGCACCTCGAAATCGAGGATTCCGAATGGAAGAAGGCCATGCGCATGCTGAAAGAGTCGATCATCGTCAAGTCCTCCAAGCAGTCTATCAACTTCAAGCGCAAGGTGAAGAAGGACTCCGGCGAAGTGTGGGAAACCATCGTGCTCAACTTCAACGACATCGTAGCAACAGCCAAGAAGGAAAAGAAAGATGCCGAATAG
- a CDS encoding regulatory protein GemA, translated as MTTPADKRAEQYRQIHGLVRLLGMNDEAYRDMLRDRYQVESSKQLSTQQRGSLIKSLREQVHGKAQKFNELSGRAKHKASPAQLRAIEAMWAQVSRAETSEDRRKALNAFCKRLTGVEVVTWICKDDAKVLIKAIHAMGAQSPEEFNRNKNTNQR; from the coding sequence ATGACTACTCCAGCCGACAAGAGGGCCGAACAGTACAGGCAAATCCACGGCCTTGTGCGCCTGCTCGGGATGAACGACGAAGCTTACCGCGACATGCTGCGCGACCGCTACCAGGTCGAAAGCTCCAAGCAGCTCTCGACACAGCAGCGCGGCTCGCTCATCAAGAGCCTGCGCGAACAGGTCCACGGCAAGGCCCAGAAGTTCAACGAGCTCTCCGGCAGGGCCAAGCACAAGGCAAGCCCCGCACAGCTCCGGGCAATCGAGGCGATGTGGGCGCAAGTCAGCCGCGCAGAGACTTCCGAAGACCGCCGCAAGGCCCTGAACGCCTTCTGCAAGCGGCTCACCGGCGTGGAAGTGGTCACCTGGATCTGCAAGGACGACGCGAAGGTGCTCATCAAGGCGATACACGCCATGGGGGCGCAGAGCCCCGAAGAATTTAACCGAAACAAGAACACTAACCAGAGGTAA
- a CDS encoding AAA family ATPase, whose translation MDAIIKQLKDYMSRTGASQTKVANAMGISPATLSYFIKGTYTGDIDAICEKVKDFLEIEAQRDTIKQSEGIVQTKCFKTIHKFCSLVLSHQICGMLTGDAGCGKTTALKAFAKAHPSVILIEADHGYTAKALFDELCAELGLDERGSLHEKLVRVVNKLNDSGRLVIIDEAEHLPYRALELIRRVHDKAGVGIALCGMPRLEKNVQGDKNHYAQLNSRISAPCRAKLLDNADVKAFIESRFPKYEGNCIERAAQICRRNFRLLSHLVMWSKELMRNNDRDTLDNEILESASQMLVVAR comes from the coding sequence ATGGACGCAATCATCAAGCAACTCAAGGACTACATGTCCCGCACCGGGGCATCGCAGACCAAGGTGGCGAACGCCATGGGCATAAGCCCCGCAACGCTCAGCTACTTCATCAAGGGCACCTACACGGGCGACATCGACGCCATCTGCGAGAAGGTGAAGGACTTCCTGGAAATCGAGGCGCAGCGCGACACCATCAAGCAGAGCGAAGGCATCGTGCAGACCAAGTGCTTCAAGACCATCCACAAGTTTTGCTCTCTCGTGCTCAGCCACCAGATTTGCGGCATGCTCACGGGTGACGCGGGCTGCGGCAAGACCACCGCTCTGAAGGCATTCGCGAAGGCCCACCCGAGCGTCATCCTTATCGAGGCAGACCACGGCTACACCGCCAAGGCTCTCTTCGACGAGCTCTGCGCAGAACTCGGTCTCGACGAACGCGGTAGCCTGCACGAAAAGCTCGTGCGCGTCGTGAACAAGCTGAACGACTCGGGCCGTCTGGTCATCATCGACGAGGCCGAGCACCTGCCCTACCGTGCGCTCGAACTCATCCGCCGCGTCCACGACAAGGCGGGCGTGGGAATCGCCCTTTGCGGCATGCCCAGGCTCGAAAAGAACGTGCAGGGCGACAAGAACCACTACGCCCAGCTGAACAGCCGCATCAGCGCACCGTGCCGTGCAAAGCTCCTGGACAATGCCGACGTGAAGGCGTTCATCGAGAGCCGGTTTCCAAAGTACGAAGGCAACTGCATCGAACGCGCCGCCCAGATCTGCCGCCGCAACTTCCGCCTGCTCTCGCACCTTGTAATGTGGAGCAAGGAACTCATGCGCAACAACGACCGCGACACGCTCGACAACGAAATCCTCGAAAGCGCATCCCAGATGCTCGTAGTGGCAAGGTAG
- a CDS encoding Mu transposase C-terminal domain-containing protein — MKPIWISSTKAAELLGISDRQVRRSVSMWNYRWSEKDGRKVLEIDVRSLPAEASNRYVQETLPEAPEVATRAEDVETVIRSYDRATDRAKKNFDKWTLILLKCEGITGTKELGRFVDEWNKAHPEMKTSIKSIYRQRASVEDGGKISLINHRETMRSTVTDTMFDDFKTAYLTANKLSAFSSWMIAFGKAKERGECKGEDDFPSKSAFVRRLKSEFAPDVIYFAREGKKKFYDNKGYHLDRDYSDLKAGQVWVGDTRTWDVFVKVQGQEKPATCYITLFMDFKTYMPMGWCLHHDAPGTENTLRAMRNGIERYGLPEEIYVDNGREYRNRDFSGQSRGHQIVEDEQYAESMASRLGIKMHFAIVRNARAKIIERNFLIIKNGFDRLFNSFKGGTVVEKPEPLKGVLKRGDFATWEEFYDMAQDYMQNVFPGLPCQGKHHNGMTRRELWNAEIVKREPMRRVSRETLSMLVSRTVKGRIMHMGFHLAQLDSWYWAEWMPVWKGREVTFRYDPDDMRTAWCYDQNKKLIGECTLQSAVGAMVKDDDAVGKQLIAEGVARKRHEEKMLKEICPDMTKEQAEEYISAMRTAVGPQDIFVPQGPTHLTRHDRDSEQLKAEKKVGNADFYNIVDGEVEEKPSTDLWDELLTGEAM, encoded by the coding sequence ATGAAACCGATCTGGATTAGTTCAACGAAGGCAGCGGAGCTTCTCGGGATATCCGACAGGCAGGTTCGCCGTAGCGTCTCCATGTGGAACTACCGCTGGAGCGAAAAGGACGGGCGCAAGGTTCTCGAAATCGATGTCCGCAGCCTTCCCGCCGAGGCCTCGAACCGCTATGTCCAGGAGACCCTGCCCGAAGCCCCCGAAGTCGCCACCCGCGCAGAGGACGTGGAGACGGTCATCAGAAGCTATGACCGCGCCACCGACCGCGCAAAGAAGAACTTCGACAAGTGGACTCTCATTTTGCTCAAGTGCGAAGGCATCACGGGCACAAAGGAACTCGGGCGTTTCGTGGACGAGTGGAACAAGGCCCACCCCGAAATGAAGACGAGCATCAAGAGCATCTACCGCCAGCGCGCCTCGGTCGAGGACGGCGGCAAGATTTCGCTCATCAACCACCGCGAGACCATGCGCTCCACCGTGACCGACACGATGTTCGACGACTTCAAGACCGCCTACCTTACCGCAAACAAGCTGAGCGCGTTTTCCAGCTGGATGATTGCGTTCGGCAAGGCGAAGGAACGCGGCGAATGCAAGGGCGAAGACGATTTCCCGAGCAAGTCGGCATTCGTGCGCAGGCTCAAGAGCGAGTTCGCCCCCGATGTCATCTACTTTGCCCGCGAAGGCAAGAAGAAGTTCTACGATAACAAGGGCTACCACCTCGACCGTGACTACTCCGACCTCAAGGCGGGGCAGGTATGGGTGGGCGATACCCGCACGTGGGACGTGTTCGTCAAGGTGCAGGGGCAAGAAAAGCCCGCCACCTGCTACATCACGCTCTTCATGGACTTCAAGACTTACATGCCCATGGGCTGGTGTCTGCACCACGATGCCCCGGGCACCGAGAACACCCTGCGTGCCATGCGCAACGGCATCGAACGCTACGGTCTTCCGGAAGAAATCTACGTGGACAACGGTCGAGAATACCGTAACCGCGACTTCTCCGGCCAAAGCCGTGGTCACCAGATTGTGGAAGACGAGCAGTATGCCGAATCCATGGCAAGCCGCCTCGGCATCAAGATGCACTTCGCCATAGTCCGCAACGCCCGCGCAAAAATCATTGAACGCAACTTCTTGATCATTAAAAACGGCTTTGACAGGCTGTTCAACAGCTTCAAGGGCGGCACCGTGGTCGAGAAGCCGGAGCCCCTGAAGGGCGTGCTCAAGCGTGGCGACTTCGCCACCTGGGAAGAGTTCTACGACATGGCGCAGGACTACATGCAGAACGTGTTCCCCGGACTCCCTTGCCAGGGAAAGCACCACAACGGCATGACCCGCCGCGAGCTTTGGAACGCAGAAATCGTGAAGCGCGAACCGATGCGCAGGGTGAGCCGCGAGACTCTCTCCATGCTCGTAAGTCGCACGGTGAAGGGCCGCATCATGCACATGGGTTTCCACCTGGCACAGCTCGATTCCTGGTACTGGGCCGAATGGATGCCGGTATGGAAGGGCCGCGAGGTCACCTTCCGCTACGACCCCGACGACATGCGCACCGCCTGGTGCTACGACCAGAACAAGAAGCTCATCGGCGAATGCACCCTGCAGAGCGCCGTGGGCGCCATGGTCAAGGACGACGATGCAGTGGGCAAGCAACTGATTGCCGAAGGGGTCGCCCGCAAGCGCCACGAAGAAAAGATGCTCAAGGAAATCTGCCCCGACATGACGAAGGAACAGGCCGAAGAGTATATCAGCGCGATGCGCACCGCCGTGGGCCCGCAGGACATCTTCGTGCCGCAAGGCCCCACGCACCTCACGCGCCACGACCGCGACTCCGAACAGCTCAAGGCAGAAAAGAAGGTGGGCAACGCCGACTTCTACAACATCGTCGATGGCGAAGTGGAAGAAAAGCCGAGTACCGACCTATGGGATGAACTCTTGACAGGCGAGGCGATGTAA
- a CDS encoding BRO family protein — translation MIKKIFDEEPENAETCSNESLDQLPEKEPEIQGEGDTDFDREVRGETLPAVKEEPPKAEELDPTTATALKLRYRIFNGADIRMVQDENKEVWFVADDVCKVLGYKNTKAAIAAHCDKVTDSKDMVEGETELCKKITVKDANGQGRAMIAINEPDLYRLIMRSRMPDARKFEKWVVEDVLPTIRKTGKYAVRRKIDYAAATDATTVAPAEESVQCELFPNMMPSMTFPKPLTEKINAAKLKLYNEGHTFPNNKEFVKFLITRALDQLE, via the coding sequence ATGATCAAGAAAATTTTCGACGAGGAACCCGAAAATGCCGAGACCTGCTCTAACGAATCGTTAGACCAGCTCCCCGAAAAAGAACCCGAAATCCAGGGCGAAGGTGATACCGACTTCGACCGTGAAGTCCGTGGCGAGACCCTGCCCGCCGTCAAGGAAGAACCGCCCAAGGCAGAAGAGCTCGACCCGACCACCGCGACCGCGCTCAAGCTGCGCTACCGTATCTTCAACGGAGCCGATATCCGTATGGTGCAGGACGAGAACAAGGAAGTGTGGTTCGTCGCCGACGACGTGTGCAAGGTTCTCGGCTACAAGAACACCAAGGCGGCAATCGCCGCCCACTGCGACAAGGTGACCGACTCGAAGGACATGGTGGAAGGCGAAACCGAACTCTGCAAGAAGATCACGGTCAAGGACGCCAACGGACAAGGCCGTGCTATGATCGCCATCAACGAACCCGACCTCTACCGTCTCATCATGCGTAGCCGCATGCCCGACGCCCGCAAGTTCGAGAAGTGGGTCGTCGAAGACGTGCTCCCGACCATCCGCAAGACGGGCAAGTACGCCGTGCGCCGCAAAATCGACTACGCGGCGGCCACCGACGCCACGACGGTCGCCCCTGCCGAAGAGTCCGTGCAGTGCGAACTGTTCCCCAACATGATGCCGTCGATGACCTTCCCGAAGCCCTTGACCGAAAAAATCAACGCCGCGAAGCTCAAGCTCTACAACGAGGGCCACACGTTCCCCAACAACAAGGAGTTCGTGAAGTTCCTCATCACCCGCGCACTCGACCAGCTGGAATAG
- a CDS encoding helix-turn-helix transcriptional regulator: MYSTFLRQKIEESGKTQKEVAAHAGITTAALANYLNGSRSPQLDVAKKLCDACGYDLIFLKKGSISVDEATIVDSNKKSTNVDVDVNGAIELSNTPASRLAQLVGVSPATFTAWENGTATPTVEELSRLFNQVVALALSSRHAATTQATAEPETPPAQATA, from the coding sequence ATGTACTCTACTTTTCTCCGTCAAAAAATTGAAGAATCGGGTAAAACCCAGAAGGAAGTCGCTGCTCACGCAGGAATAACCACGGCAGCCCTTGCCAATTACCTAAACGGCTCCCGTAGCCCGCAACTTGACGTGGCTAAAAAGTTGTGCGATGCTTGCGGGTATGACCTAATTTTTCTAAAAAAGGGTTCAATAAGCGTAGATGAAGCAACAATCGTTGATTCTAACAAGAAATCAACAAATGTTGATGTAGACGTAAACGGAGCCATCGAGCTGTCGAACACGCCCGCAAGCCGCCTCGCCCAGCTCGTGGGGGTAAGCCCCGCCACGTTCACCGCCTGGGAGAACGGCACCGCCACGCCCACCGTCGAGGAACTCTCCCGCCTCTTCAACCAGGTCGTCGCCCTCGCCCTGAGCTCCCGCCACGCCGCCACCACCCAAGCCACCGCCGAACCCGAAACACCCCCCGCCCAAGCCACCGCGTAA
- a CDS encoding Mor transcription activator family protein, protein MGYRMSFWDSLTIDDLPNDDLKWVANTLGLDIAKRIWKKFAGNHVACPARMNPTAVRRYMRDNFDKPVHQLAFETGVSERTIYRYMNVVEKKPENKGQLSLF, encoded by the coding sequence TTGGGATACAGAATGAGCTTCTGGGATTCCCTGACAATCGACGACCTTCCGAATGACGACCTGAAGTGGGTGGCAAACACCCTCGGGCTCGACATTGCCAAACGTATCTGGAAGAAGTTCGCGGGCAACCATGTAGCCTGCCCAGCCAGGATGAACCCAACAGCAGTGCGCCGCTATATGCGCGACAACTTCGACAAGCCAGTTCACCAGCTTGCGTTTGAAACCGGAGTCAGCGAGCGCACGATCTACAGGTACATGAACGTGGTTGAAAAGAAGCCTGAAAACAAAGGGCAGCTGAGCCTGTTCTAG